A window from Argopecten irradians isolate NY chromosome 3, Ai_NY, whole genome shotgun sequence encodes these proteins:
- the LOC138318814 gene encoding uncharacterized protein has product MKDSTEDKKKRTPKRKEKRRRASAAISIAASEQNYDSPYQDTAYKVPNSEKKRSSSKINLQSPSSIIKENGVFVDTLFPSEHLVAMSIAENEAQNEADNLESVGEDPPLDITTPNEVPMSYDPTDRNQVLVKDPDSKETVTTKCIAGREDSVFVGPSGAEPKPTDPYVLSRCLIQKRFGSGVLLLRPMEMKPTQLVTRGDLIFQLWYGRVSLTIHESTSVIVSGDFFFVPRGNTYSIKNLRNEEAKFSYTVVKEVPPEKEASDKEIMERKERESKMGQVTAREGTFVTDTPRQKDESLQRPTVGDALKDNVVENTPRPRDLEPNQKIDQEQNTNDADHKEADKPEEKPAERLLTPQHSLEPADWKPVVV; this is encoded by the exons ATGAAAGACTCAACAGAAGACAAAAAGAAACGAACACCAAAACGGAAAGAAAAAC GTAGACGAGCTAGCGCTGCGATAAGTATTGCGGCGTCCGAACAGAATTACGATTCGCCCTACCAAGACACAGCGTACAAAGTCCCAAATTCAGAAAAAAAGCGAAGCAGCAGCAAGATAAACCTACAATCTCCTTCCTCTATAATTAAGGAGAATGGCGTCTTTGTCGACACTCTCTTTCCCTCGGAACATCTGGTGGCTATGAGTATCGCCGAGAATGAAGCCCAGAACGAGGCGGACAATTTGGAGTCTGTGGGCGAGGACCCGCCATTGGATATAACCACCCCGAATGAAGTTCCCATGTCTTACGACCCGACCGACAGGAACCAGGTCCTCGTTAAAGATCCGGATTCAAAAGAAACCGTTACTACAA AATGCATAGCAGGAAGGGAAGACTCTGTATTCGTGGGACCGTCAGGGGCTGAGCCCAAACCTACGGATCCCTATGTATTGTCACGGTGCTTAATCCAGAAAAGATTTGGGAGCGGCGTTTTACTACTAAGACCTATGGAAATGAAACCTACACAACTCGTTACTAGGGGTGACCTG ATTTTCCAGTTGTGGTACGGACGGGTATCACTGACTATCCACGAAAGCACTTCCGTTATTGTATCCGGGGATTTCTTCTTTGTCCCTAGag gTAATACGTACAGTATAAAGAATCTGCGGAATGAGGAGGCAAAGTTTAGTTACACAGTAGTCAAAGAAGTACCTCCCGAGAAAGAAGCATCGGATAAGGAGATAATGGAACGGAAAGAAAGAGAGAGCAAAATGGGTCAAGTGACCGCGCGTGAAGGCACGTTCGTTACGGACACACCTAGACAAAAAGACGAATCTTTACAGCGACCAACAGTCGGGGACGCACTCAAGGATAATGTTGTGGAAAATACACCACGCCCGAGGGATCTCGAACCGAACCAGAAAATTGACCAAGAACAGAATACCAATGATGCCGACCACAAGGAGGCAGATAAACCCGAGGAGAAGCCGGCAGAGCGATTACTTACTCCTCAGCATTCCCTTGAACCTGCAGACTGGAAACCGGTGGTAGTGTAA
- the LOC138318817 gene encoding uncharacterized protein has translation MAKTPIIVASAAIGTMLPLEIIGLATPHWMDIKGLKLHFGVFQICLSDVCFTFTGYLGFSVHYLGFAACQSIGTILMLATTISGLVGATNGKRPEKFIIKNLAVLSFCAAFFILTSVTWFALSFYNNIDAL, from the exons ATGGCGAAGACACCTATTATCGTTGCCTCGGCGGCTATAGGTACAATGCTGCCATTGGAGATCATCGGTCTGGCCACCCCGCACTGGATGGACATCAAAGGCCTCAAACTTCATTTCGGGGTCTTCCAGATATGTTTGTCCGACGTCTGTTTTACCTTTACCGGCTACCTTGGCTTTTCAG TGCATTACCTAGGATTCGCCGCTTGTCAGAGTATTGGAACTATCCTAATGCTGGCAACAACAATATCGGGCTTAGTCGGGGCAACAAATGGAAAACGACCTGAAAAATTTATCATCAAAAACCTGGCGGTTCTGTCTTTTTGCGCAG CCTTCTTCATCCTCACGTCAGTGACCTGGTTTGCTTTGTCGTTCTACAATAACATCGATGCGCTGTAG